The window AATGACGTTAATGGTGTTGTCATCCCAGCCAATGCGAGTTTTGACAGACACCGGAACAGCCACTGCCTCAACGACAGTACGGGCGATCGCTACCGCCATCTCCGGATCCTTTAGCAAGGATGACCCACCCCCTTTGCGGGTGATTTTATTCACCGGGCAGCCCATATTGATATCAATCGTATCTGCCCCTTCTGCCACAGCTCGGCGAGCCGCATCTGCCAAAAAGTCAGGCCGACAGTCAAACAGCTGAATACTAATAGGATGCTCACCAGGGTCAACTTCCATAATTTGGGGCAAAACATCCACATGACAAACCCCAGCTGCATGAACCATCTCGGTGTACAGCATGGATGTCGGCGCATACCGGCGCACCAATCCCCGAAAGACTTTATCAGTTACCCCAGAGAGGGGAGACTGTAAAACTCGGCTATTGACCACCACTGTCCCAATCATGAGGGGGGTTGCGAGTCGTTTTTGCAAATCAGGGGATAGAGAAACCATCGGCATTGATGGGGAACGTGATTATCGGCCAACTAGCTTCCCCAGTATGACACCGCCTTGGAAACACCCCCTTAAACGCCCTCCGATTTCTGCAGAAACACTTCCATAGCCCTCTCTTTGCACACAAATCTAGAGGTGCCAAATGCTTTCGTCCCTACAACCAACACGCACGCTGTTTTGGCAACAGATTTTACAGATAACTTCATGAGAAAAAAGCCATCCAGGGCTATTCCCCGCATGACTGCGTATAAAAAGAAACGATTTCCTTTGCGTTAAGGTGGTTCTGTAAAGCGCTACGGGCAATGTGCTGACCTTTTGTGAAAGATTCGTGAAAATGGCCTGATGCACTGGTTTCCATGAATCAGGGAACCTTACTGTAGAGTCAAATGTGAGGTGACCGGGTATAGCCATGACAGACAGTGCTGCTTTGACATTTATGAATAACAGAGAGCACGAACTGTCAGTATCTCACCAACCCTGTGCACAGCCTGCCCATCAGGAGCAGTCAAACATGCCCTCCATTGATTTAACAGTTGCAATACCTACCTATAACGGGAGCAAGCGACTGCCTGCTGTACTAGAACAGCTAAAAAACCAGATTGATACAGCCGCCCTTTCTTGGGAAGTGATTGTTGCCGACAACAATAGCCGAGATGATACTGCAGCAGTCGTCAAACAGTATCAGCAACAGTGGCCTAGTGGTACCGCTTTGCGCTACACCTTTGTCCCAGAACAAGGAGCAGCTTTCGCGCGGCAACGCGCTGTGGAAATCGCTTGGGGCCGGGTTGTCGCCTTTTTAGATGATGACAACATTCCCGCCGTTGATTGGGTCATCAATGTTCATCGCTTTGCTCAGGCAAACCCTCAAGCGGGTGCCTTTGGCAGCCAGATCCACGGGGATTTTGAAAGCCCTTTGCCTGAAGAGATGAAGTCTATGGCCTGTTTTTTGGCCATTGTAGAGCGAGGCCATAAACCTCACCTCTACGAACCTCGCAAAAAAATATTACCGCCTGGGGCAGGGTTGGCAGTACAACGCCAAGCTTGGTTAAAGCACGTTCCGAAGCGTTTATTTCTGAATCACAAGGGTAAAAAAGCAGGGCTGGCCAGCGAAGATTTAGAAGCCATTCTGCATATCCAGAAGGCTGGATGGGAGATTTGGTACAACCCAGATATGGTGGTTTACCACCGTATTCCCAATTCTCGCCTGCAGGAAAGTTATTTGCGCTCTCTACTTCGTTGTGTAGGTCTTAGCCGCTTCTACATCCGTATGCTAGGAACGAGAGAGTGGCAGCGTCCCCTACTCGTCCCTGCCTATATTGCTAACGATATCCGGCGATTAGCGCTGCACTATATCAAGGAGGGACAACGGTCGGAACAGCTGAGTCTTTCGAGCAGTTGTGCCCGAGAATATCTTCAGAGCACCATAGCTAGCCCATTTTTCTTGTTGAAAAAGGCATTTCAGTCGCAGGTAGATACCCGTGTTGAACAGCTTCGCTTTCCTAAAAAAGACTTCTACTTAAGCAGCTTAACGCAGACCTTTGAACAGGGGAGCTTTCATCTGTATTGTCAACCTGTCATGGGGGTAACCAATCATCTTCAAACCCCCTTTCAAAAAGAGTTACTAGTCCGATTACCGCTCACAATGCCTGCTGAGTCTTTTCAGGAATTCTGGGCTTTTGCAGAGCATCACCATCTTGCTGGAACCATTGATCGCTGGGTAATTTCAAAGGTATTTCATGATCTGAAGATAGATGCCTCTGAGGCAGAGCGTCTATCTGTGAGTTCACAATATTCTATTAACCTTTCCCAGAACAGCGTCCTTGATCCGGATTTGCCTAACTTCATTGACAGCAAGTTAATTCAGCAGGAACTTCCTGCGCAAAAAATCTGCTTTGAGATTCGTACAGATGTTGCGCTAGCTCATCCTAAAGCAGCCCTAAGATTAACAAATGCGCTTCGAGAGATGGGGTGCTCTATTACACTAGATAGTTTTGGGACACGGCGAATTTCTCCTCATCGGATTAGTCAACTACCCGTTGATTTTATTAAGGTTAATCCTCGCCTTTTGGACACAAATCGAGGGTTCAAGGCTTATGCTAATCAGTTTCAAGATTTCTTGAGATCTAATAAATCAGAAGCAACTTTGATTGCCAAGGGTATTGAGAGCGTTAGGCTCCTTGAAAATGCACGTCACCTGGGGATTAGTTACGCCCAGGGATATCAGTTATCTAGACCACAAATTTGGTCTGTCAAACCGGCATCTGTAGATACGTCAGTAGGCTAAAACTTTTGTAGAGATTGGGGTTATGGTTGACTTTACTGTAGCAATTCCCACCTATAATGGAGCCGCCAGGCTACCCAAGGTTTTGGAATGCTTGCGCTCACAAAAAGAGACTGAAAATTTCCAATGGGAAGTTTTAGTCGTAGACAACAATAGCCATGACGAGACGGCCAATGTGGTACGTCAATATCAGGAAAGTTGGCCCTCACAGACACCTCTGAAGTACTGTTTTGAGGGTAAGCAAGGGCTGGCCCATGCTAGGCAATGTGCGATTGACAATGCCCGTGGAGAACTAATCGGATTTGTGGACGACGATGTCCTGCCTGCCCAAGACTGGGTGTCATCGGCTTATGGCTTCAGCCTTAAGCACCCTGAAATAGGCGCCTATGGAGGACAAATTCATCCCGCTTTTGAGAGTTCCCCTCCAGAGAACTTCAAACGCATTCAATCTTTCCTCGCAATTCGAGAGCGAGGAGACAACCCCCACCGTTACCGCCCAGAGCTTTTGAATATGCCCCCTGGGGCTGCTCTTGTTGTTCGTAAAAGGGCTTGGCAAACAAGTGTCCCCAAGGAACTCCGTCTCATTGGACGTGTCAATGGGACGATGCTTTCTGGTGAAGACTTTGAAGCCTTGCTCCATATGCACCATCAAGGCTGGGAAATTTGGTACAACCCCACCATGCATAGCCATCATCAGCTGCCAGCCCATCGTCTAGATAAGCCTTATCTCTTGAAACTAGCTCAGGGGTGTGGTCTGTGTGTTTGCTACTTAAGACTCATGCATTCCCACCCTTTAAGCAAGCCAATTATTGTTATCAAGATCATTTTAGGGGGCTTGAAAAGGACGATTCAGCACTGGTGGAAATATAGACATCAGATCCCAACAGATCCTGTACTGGCTTGCGAATTCAAGTTTTTCATGAGTACCTGGCTGAGTCCTTTATTTTGGTTGAGCCAGATATTTCAAAGACGTAAAGCCCAATCTGCGGATGCTTGAATTTATCAAAGTTTCTTTTTTCTCTAAATTCAAGTCACGCCGCGCCGTTCTCTTGACTATTCATTTCTTGTCCTAATCTTCTATAGGTAGGTAAACATGAGACCTCAAGTTATTGCGATTGGTTTAGACGCTGGTGATCCTATCCTGATTGATAAATGGGTTGATCAAGGCAAACTACCCATTCTTCAAAGCTTGAGAGAGAAGGGTGCCCATGGTTCTTTAGACAACATGGGATATTACAAAGCTGAGACTCCCTGGACAAGCTTTCTAACGGGCTGTTTACCTCAGAAAACAGGCTACTGGTCACCTTTCAAATTCCAAGAGGGTTCTTACGAAGTTGAAGAACTTCAAGCCTATGACTTCCAGGAATATCCTCCCTTTTATGCATTAGGGTCTGAGTATAGGGTGGCGGCTTTTGATATTCCACAATCTCATCTAGCACCTAACGCTAATGGCCTACAGGTGTTAGCTTGGGGTGCTCACTCGCCTCAGACACCCAGTCATTCTCTTCCAGAAACGGCCCTGGATGAAATCAATCGAAGCTACGGCAAACATCCAGCACTCCATAAAGATCACGGTGACTGGTGGGATGAGGATTACCTAAAACGTCTCTACAAGTCCTTACATAAGGGCTTAGACAAGCGGGTCAAAATTTGTCACCAGCTCTTAGAGCAAGAGCGTTGGGATTTATTTCTGACGATCTTCGGTGAAACACACTCTGCAGGACATGACTTTTGGTATCTCAGTGATCCAACCCATCCTCTTTACTCCCATCGACCCTCTACCTTTGGAAACTCAGATCCTCTACTAGATGTCTTCCAGGCCACGGATCGAGCCATCGGAAACATCTTAGAAAAGGCTCCTAAAGACAGTTACGTTGCCGTTTTTGCTGCACATGGAAGTGGTAATAACACAACGGATGTCTCTAGCATGCTGCTGCTACCAGAGTTCTTATACCGGCTTAATTTTCCTGGAGAGATTCAGCTCGCTCCAGGGAAGAAACAGCTACCCGGTTTGCTCACTAACCCTAAGAGAAAAACATGGACGGGTGAAATTTGGCAGACTAAATACGATAAGAATCCTGTCAAGCGGCTTCTACGTAAGCAGCTCCCCTCTAAGTGGCATCGATATTTAGACCAGACTTTCGGAACCGATGCCCATGAATTACGCTCGCCTGAGCAGCTAAGAGCAGATGGCCATTCTCTATTTTGGCAACCTTCACTCTGGTACAAAGACTTTTGGCCTCAAATGAAAGCCTTTGCCCTGCCGAGTTTTTCAGAAGGGTACATCCGGATTAATTTATCTGGTCGCGAGCCGAATGGCATCGTTGATCCTCAGGACTATGCTGCTGTCTGTGAGGAGTTAATCCAAGAACTTCATCAAATTATCAATCCTAGAACAGGGCGTCCTGTGATCAAAAAGGTGGTCAAAACGCGTCAGTCTCCGTTTGAACGCGATGCTAAGCTGCCTGACGCAGACTTAGTTGTTGTTTGGGATGAAGAGCCGACTGACGTTGTGGATCATCCTAAGTGCGGGCGAATTGGCCCGGTGCCTTATCGTCGAACAGGCAGTCACCGTGGCAGAGGTTTCCTCACTCTGACAGGTCCTGATATTGCGCCTGGTAGCCAGTTACGCAAGGGACATGGTGTTGATTTGGCACCAACATTGCTGCATTTGATGGGAGCACCTATTCCTGATTATTGTGATGGGGTTTCTTTACTAGAGTCTGCACAAGTACAAGCTCAATATGCATAACTCTGAGGGGTGATGTGTCTGTACACCTGTAGAGCGATGGAAGCGTTGAATGAGTTGACTGCAAAGTCATGACAGACCATTAGCGGTTGATCATCTGCACGCAGGTATTGCAGAAAAGTTTTCTGCCTGACTAGATGACTTAGTCTGAAAGCTCGCTAAGTTTCTGCATGGCTGTACTGAAAAATATCAATAGGCAGTAATTGCCAATGCTTTCATAGTGCTAGCATTGCAGTTACTGTCTATTTTTATCATTACTCTCAAATCAAGATTTTTAATTTTTTAGTCCCATGCCGCTTTCGCGAAAGGGCGCAATCGATTTATCTGGCCAGCGTTGATTGCTCTCGACGGTAAACGCCTCGCACGAGTCGAATTTCGTCATAGGTATAGCTGCGATCCAGAAGATCGCGCACTTCACTTAGCCGGTTGCTCACAACCTGCCCCAAAACTTGCCGAATCATCGTTTGCCGTTCTGGAGTGACAAAGTCGTCTAAGTTAATCTCTTCACCAGTTTCCAGGAGTTCAGCAAGATGACGAATGACGGTGGTTTGACGTAAATTCCGCAGACGGGCAATCTCGGTAGGGGAATGCCCCTGCTGATATAGCTGCAGGGTAATGGCATGGGTGTTGCCAACCAGCACAGGCTCGCTAGGGGCAGACGGCTCTGAAGTCAGGCCCGTCTCATCGCAGAAAGCATTAATGTCATCGATAAAGGCCTGACCGTATTGTTCAAGTTTGCGGCTACCAACCCCAGAAATGCGACCGAATGCAGCCAGAGATCGCGGCATCCGCTGAGCCATTTGACGCAGGCTGGTTTCTGTAAAGACAATGTAGGGAGGCACACCCTGTGCGTCTGCGAGACGTTTGCGGAGAGATCGCAACCTTTCCAAGAGACTCTCTGTTTCCCCAGACTGACTCAGTGCAGATGCAGCCGAGCCTCCTTGTAAAGCGTCGGGAATAGCCACCTGCACCGAAATTTGTTTGCGCAACACCTGCCAGCTCGCCGCATTCAATTTCAGTACAGGAAATCCATCCGTTGTCTCGGCCATCAGCCCTTGATGTAGTAGGGAACGACCCAGCAACTTCCATTCTTCAACGCTGCGGTCTTTGCCAATGCCATAGGTCGAGAGTTGATCGTGGTGCAACTCTCGCACACGTTTTTTTTGAGAGCCGCGCAACACATCAATGATGTGCACCATGCCAAATCGTTCTCGGCAACGGGCCACGCAGGAAAGAAATTTTTGGGCGTCAACCGTCCAGTCTTCGACCGGTTTGGGATGACAGCAATTGTCACAACGATTGCATTGGCCCGGAAAAGACTCCCCAAAATAGCCGAGTTGTATCTGCCGTCGGCAGACAGTACTTTCGGCGTAATCTAGCACCTGTCGAAGCTGTTGACGAGCGATATTTTGTTCTTGCTCGTTCGGCTTTTGATCAATTAGGTAATTAACTAGGGAGACATCTCCATAGCTGAAATAAAAGGTGCAGTGGGCAGCTTCTCCATCTCGACCAGCACGCCCCGATTCCTGGTAGTAGCTCTCTAAGGTTCGGGGTAAATCATAGTGCACCACAAGACGCACATCGGGCTTATTGATACCCATTCCAAAGGCAATCGTCGCAACGATGACCTGCACATCGTCACGAAGAAACCGGGTTTGGTTGGTAGCCCGGAGCTGATCAGACAAGCCAGCATGATACGGCAAGGCAGAGACCCCATCCTGCTGCAGCCTTAACGCCAATTCATCGACTCGTTTACGACTAAGGCAGTAAATAATACAGGCGCCTGGAGTTCCCTTTACCTGATGCAGCAGGGCTCGATAGGTGTGCCGATCTTTAGGGCGGATTTCGTAGTAAAGATTTGCTCGGTTAAAGGTAGCGACAAAAACCTGGGGCTGATCCAGCTGGAGCTGCTGAACAATGTCTTGCCGCACACGGGCCGTTGCCGTAGCGGTCAATGCCATCATAGGCACTTGGGGAAAAGCCCTGCGGAGGCGATGTAGTTGACGATATTCTGGCCGGAAGTCGTGCCCCCACTCAGACACACAGTGGGCTTCATCGATCGCAAAGCCAGAAATGCCAACCTGCTGATGCAGTTGAGACAAAAATGGCCAAAATCCCTCACTCAGCAGCCGTTCTGGTGCGACATAGAGCAATTTGATGCGCCCTTGCAGCAGATCATATGTCCGCGATCGCACCTCCAGGCCATCCAAGCTGCTATTCAAATAGGTGGCTGCAATGCCGTTGTTATTGAGGGCATCAACCTGATCCTGCATCAGTGCAATCAATGGGGAAACGACAACCGTGACCCCGAGCCGTAGCAAAGCCGGTAGTTGATAACACAGAGACTTTCCCCCACCGGTGGGCATCACAACAAGCCCGTCACCTCGGTTCAGAAAATTCTCAATGACAGCTCGCTGCTCAAAACGGAATTGGTCATAGCCAAAGAAGTGCTTTAAGGCCGCCTCTAGAGATGGAAACTGAGGGGATGCAGCTGAAGTCATGACAGAGTTGTTGCGATTGCACCGAGCCTCAGTGTACCCGCAGATGCGAAGAGCGACTTCTCTTCAGTACACCTTTCGCCAAGGGTTTTGAGGGGGTAAACCAGGCCTTCAAACGCTCCCACAGAGACCGCTGTTGCTGAGTAGGCTGCTGGCCTGCCGCCAAGTCATAACACTCATAGGCTTCATGAAAGCGCCCTAACCGATGCAGCGCAACGCCACGAAACAGCCAAGCTCTTGCATGTCCAGAGGTTAACGAAAGCGCACAATCGCAAGCTTGTAAAGCATCTTTGGGCCTTTCTAGATGAATCAAACTGACTGCCTGTGACACATAGTCATCCGCAGTTGGAACCTCTTGGACAGCCTGACAAAAGCAGTGTAACGCCGCTTCATATTCACCCTGATCAAGCAAGACATGGCCTTTATCAGACCAGAACTGAGCATTTGAACGCAAGGATCCTGAAGACATTGTGGAGAAATTAGAAGGTGCCATGAGAGTAAACAGCAGCAGCTTGTGAATTAGCCCCTGCCTGATAACAGTCGCAACAGAGTTACCGCGACCCTGCGCAACTACAACCCCATCCAAGCAAATTGCTGATCGAGACACATCGCTGAGCGAGATGTTAGATGGCTAAGCACTACTTTTCTTGATTTTATTGGGGCAAAGAATATTGGCCGATGCAAGATTGTCTGCGCTTTCATTCCGGGAACTTATCAAGTTCCATGTTCTTACAAAGAAACACGCTTATTCTGGCGCAAACAGGAAAACTTAACCGGCAGTTAACCTTTCTTCACAACACGCCTCCACCTGGCGAGAGGTTTCATCGACAGCTCAGCTTTAGACCACATCACATCTCTCTAACTTTTCGACCAGTTCCCCTACAAACAATCGTTGAGTTAAGCCTCAATCGCGCGCCCTTTTGTTGAGTATTGTAAACAAAATGCCGTCATGCTGGCTTTCTGTCTTGACAGTATCGGAAAGAAGCCGTTACCTTGACATCCATACCCGGGTCACACAACCTAGAGCGCAAAATGCAAGACAAGCACAGAGCAACGAAGGTCACGCTATACATACCGCAGGAGTTGCACCGCCAGCTTAAAATTCGTTCCGCAGTCGAAGGTGAGCCGATGTCTACCCTTGCGGAGCGGGCGCTAGAGTTTTACCTGAATCACTCCGATGTTGTTGAGGAGTACTCAGGTCATGGAAACACTCATCGGGTTTATAGCTGTCCTACCTGTTCCGAATCTGTGGTCATGCGAGAGGGCGGTCTACTTCCAGTTAAGGATGTAGCTTCATCTTCCTACTCCCACGATTTGCATGTGGGAGTGCATGAGGTTGCATCTGAGGGGAGCCGGCCCGAAGAGGGGCAGTTGGTTCCTTGCTAGTTGTTTATGAAGTCATTTGACTTTATTTGGTTGTTGGATTCGTCAGTCAGCAAAGTGACGCTTTTCAAAATCGTCAAGAACCAACAGTTACACCAGGAGTGACCGAATGAGAGAGGATCTGAACATACTCATACAGGCTCAGTACCCCCTGGTCTACCTGGTTACTTTTGAAGAGGAGCGGGCAGAGCAAACGATTGCTTCTGTCGCTCAGCGCTCCAAGCCTCAGCGGAAGCTATTCACCTGGACGATGACCCATGGCGTCTTGGAGTATGGTCAGCCCCGTAATGTGACTCAGCACAGCAGCACCCTATCACCAGAAGCAGCTGTTGAGTGGGTTATGAGACAGCGTGAACCTGGTATTTATGTTTTCAAGGATTTGCATCCTTTCAAGGATTCGCCAGCGGTTACCCGCTGCTTAAGGGATGCGATCGCAAGTTTCAGGGGTGCACAGAAAACTATTGTTCTGATGTCTCCCATTCAAGAGATTCCTGTCGAGCTAGAGAAGGAAGTTGTTGTTTTAGACTTTCCTCTCCCCACAATGGCTGAGCTTAATCAGGTTTTAAGTGGTGAGCTAGATTCTTCGAAGGGTGGCCGCATTACAACGGATGTTCGAGAGAAGCTCTTGAAGGCAGCCCTCGGATTAACACGCGATGAAGCTGAGAAGGTTTATCGCAAAGCACGAGTCACGGCTGGCAAGCTGACTGAGCACGAAGTTGACATCGTGCTAACGGAGAAAAAGCAGCTTATCCGTCGTAACGGCATTCTTGAGTTCATGGAAGTGGACGAAACAATTGATGCTGTTGGCGGCTTGGAAGAGCTTAAGCACTGGCTGAAGCAGCGTTCTGATGCGTTTACAGAGCGCGCCAGGGAGTATGGATTACCTCAGCCCAAAGGCATGTTGATTTTAGGTGTTCCTGGCTGTGGGAAGTCTCTGATTGCAAAGACGACTTCGCGGTTGTGGGGACTCCCTCTTTTGCGGCTAGATCTCGGTCGAGTTTACGACGGTTCTACAGTGGGCCGTTCTGAGGCTAACCTAAGGAATGCGCTCCGTACGGCAGAATCCATTTCTCCGGCAATCTTATTTATTGATGAAATTGATAAAGCTTTTGCCGGAGGCGTTGGATCTTCTGACTCAGATGGTGGAACTTCTAGTCGCATCTTTGGCACCTTTTTGACCTGGATGCAGGAGAAGACCTCGCCTGTATTTGTGATGGCGACGGCTAATCGAGTCGAGCGTTTACCTAGTGAATTT is drawn from Leptolyngbya sp. SIO1E4 and contains these coding sequences:
- the recQ gene encoding DNA helicase RecQ produces the protein MTSAASPQFPSLEAALKHFFGYDQFRFEQRAVIENFLNRGDGLVVMPTGGGKSLCYQLPALLRLGVTVVVSPLIALMQDQVDALNNNGIAATYLNSSLDGLEVRSRTYDLLQGRIKLLYVAPERLLSEGFWPFLSQLHQQVGISGFAIDEAHCVSEWGHDFRPEYRQLHRLRRAFPQVPMMALTATATARVRQDIVQQLQLDQPQVFVATFNRANLYYEIRPKDRHTYRALLHQVKGTPGACIIYCLSRKRVDELALRLQQDGVSALPYHAGLSDQLRATNQTRFLRDDVQVIVATIAFGMGINKPDVRLVVHYDLPRTLESYYQESGRAGRDGEAAHCTFYFSYGDVSLVNYLIDQKPNEQEQNIARQQLRQVLDYAESTVCRRQIQLGYFGESFPGQCNRCDNCCHPKPVEDWTVDAQKFLSCVARCRERFGMVHIIDVLRGSQKKRVRELHHDQLSTYGIGKDRSVEEWKLLGRSLLHQGLMAETTDGFPVLKLNAASWQVLRKQISVQVAIPDALQGGSAASALSQSGETESLLERLRSLRKRLADAQGVPPYIVFTETSLRQMAQRMPRSLAAFGRISGVGSRKLEQYGQAFIDDINAFCDETGLTSEPSAPSEPVLVGNTHAITLQLYQQGHSPTEIARLRNLRQTTVIRHLAELLETGEEINLDDFVTPERQTMIRQVLGQVVSNRLSEVRDLLDRSYTYDEIRLVRGVYRREQSTLAR
- a CDS encoding AAA family ATPase; translated protein: MREDLNILIQAQYPLVYLVTFEEERAEQTIASVAQRSKPQRKLFTWTMTHGVLEYGQPRNVTQHSSTLSPEAAVEWVMRQREPGIYVFKDLHPFKDSPAVTRCLRDAIASFRGAQKTIVLMSPIQEIPVELEKEVVVLDFPLPTMAELNQVLSGELDSSKGGRITTDVREKLLKAALGLTRDEAEKVYRKARVTAGKLTEHEVDIVLTEKKQLIRRNGILEFMEVDETIDAVGGLEELKHWLKQRSDAFTERAREYGLPQPKGMLILGVPGCGKSLIAKTTSRLWGLPLLRLDLGRVYDGSTVGRSEANLRNALRTAESISPAILFIDEIDKAFAGGVGSSDSDGGTSSRIFGTFLTWMQEKTSPVFVMATANRVERLPSEFLRKGRFDEIFFVDLPNEEERKAIFKIHLQKRRRDISRFDIEQLVKVCDGFSGAEIEQGLISAMYEAFAQGREFTQLDIIAAIRATLPLSKTMNEQVTALRDWARQRARPAAASVAEYQRMEF
- a CDS encoding EAL domain-containing protein, whose protein sequence is MPSIDLTVAIPTYNGSKRLPAVLEQLKNQIDTAALSWEVIVADNNSRDDTAAVVKQYQQQWPSGTALRYTFVPEQGAAFARQRAVEIAWGRVVAFLDDDNIPAVDWVINVHRFAQANPQAGAFGSQIHGDFESPLPEEMKSMACFLAIVERGHKPHLYEPRKKILPPGAGLAVQRQAWLKHVPKRLFLNHKGKKAGLASEDLEAILHIQKAGWEIWYNPDMVVYHRIPNSRLQESYLRSLLRCVGLSRFYIRMLGTREWQRPLLVPAYIANDIRRLALHYIKEGQRSEQLSLSSSCAREYLQSTIASPFFLLKKAFQSQVDTRVEQLRFPKKDFYLSSLTQTFEQGSFHLYCQPVMGVTNHLQTPFQKELLVRLPLTMPAESFQEFWAFAEHHHLAGTIDRWVISKVFHDLKIDASEAERLSVSSQYSINLSQNSVLDPDLPNFIDSKLIQQELPAQKICFEIRTDVALAHPKAALRLTNALREMGCSITLDSFGTRRISPHRISQLPVDFIKVNPRLLDTNRGFKAYANQFQDFLRSNKSEATLIAKGIESVRLLENARHLGISYAQGYQLSRPQIWSVKPASVDTSVG
- a CDS encoding glycosyltransferase family 2 protein, whose product is MVDFTVAIPTYNGAARLPKVLECLRSQKETENFQWEVLVVDNNSHDETANVVRQYQESWPSQTPLKYCFEGKQGLAHARQCAIDNARGELIGFVDDDVLPAQDWVSSAYGFSLKHPEIGAYGGQIHPAFESSPPENFKRIQSFLAIRERGDNPHRYRPELLNMPPGAALVVRKRAWQTSVPKELRLIGRVNGTMLSGEDFEALLHMHHQGWEIWYNPTMHSHHQLPAHRLDKPYLLKLAQGCGLCVCYLRLMHSHPLSKPIIVIKIILGGLKRTIQHWWKYRHQIPTDPVLACEFKFFMSTWLSPLFWLSQIFQRRKAQSADA
- a CDS encoding alkaline phosphatase family protein; amino-acid sequence: MRPQVIAIGLDAGDPILIDKWVDQGKLPILQSLREKGAHGSLDNMGYYKAETPWTSFLTGCLPQKTGYWSPFKFQEGSYEVEELQAYDFQEYPPFYALGSEYRVAAFDIPQSHLAPNANGLQVLAWGAHSPQTPSHSLPETALDEINRSYGKHPALHKDHGDWWDEDYLKRLYKSLHKGLDKRVKICHQLLEQERWDLFLTIFGETHSAGHDFWYLSDPTHPLYSHRPSTFGNSDPLLDVFQATDRAIGNILEKAPKDSYVAVFAAHGSGNNTTDVSSMLLLPEFLYRLNFPGEIQLAPGKKQLPGLLTNPKRKTWTGEIWQTKYDKNPVKRLLRKQLPSKWHRYLDQTFGTDAHELRSPEQLRADGHSLFWQPSLWYKDFWPQMKAFALPSFSEGYIRINLSGREPNGIVDPQDYAAVCEELIQELHQIINPRTGRPVIKKVVKTRQSPFERDAKLPDADLVVVWDEEPTDVVDHPKCGRIGPVPYRRTGSHRGRGFLTLTGPDIAPGSQLRKGHGVDLAPTLLHLMGAPIPDYCDGVSLLESAQVQAQYA
- a CDS encoding tetratricopeptide repeat protein, producing the protein MRSNAQFWSDKGHVLLDQGEYEAALHCFCQAVQEVPTADDYVSQAVSLIHLERPKDALQACDCALSLTSGHARAWLFRGVALHRLGRFHEAYECYDLAAGQQPTQQQRSLWERLKAWFTPSKPLAKGVLKRSRSSHLRVH